In one window of Desulfurella amilsii DNA:
- a CDS encoding DUF167 domain-containing protein codes for MKVRLKVIANAKQDLICGFEGGYLKVKVSKPALEGRANEAVIILMSSFFNIRKSGIKILSGEKSHIKTLKLDIEEKVFNSKIERVIKNANL; via the coding sequence ATGAAAGTTCGTTTGAAAGTAATTGCAAATGCAAAACAAGATTTGATCTGTGGGTTTGAAGGAGGGTATTTGAAAGTTAAAGTTTCAAAGCCTGCGCTAGAAGGTAGAGCTAACGAGGCTGTAATTATACTAATGTCCTCTTTTTTTAACATAAGGAAATCTGGTATTAAAATTTTAAGTGGTGAAAAATCGCATATAAAAACACTTAAGCTAGATATAGAAGAAAAAGTTTTTAATTCAAAAATAGAAAGGGTGATTAAAAATGCCAATTTATGA
- a CDS encoding FmdB family zinc ribbon protein has translation MPIYEYKCSDCGKTIEFMQKMGAKAPSACPSCGAINSLKKLISHTSFELKGSGWYVTDYKNNSKPTNSKVETNKGESTNSKVEANKGESKNAGKDVVNH, from the coding sequence ATGCCAATTTATGAGTATAAGTGTTCTGATTGTGGTAAAACGATTGAATTTATGCAAAAAATGGGTGCTAAAGCTCCAAGCGCATGCCCTTCATGTGGTGCAATCAACTCTCTAAAAAAACTTATTTCTCATACCTCTTTTGAGCTAAAAGGCTCAGGATGGTATGTGACAGACTATAAAAATAATTCAAAACCAACAAATTCTAAAGTTGAGACTAATAAAGGAGAATCAACAAATTCTAAAGTTGAGGCCAATAAAGGAGAATCAAAAAATGCTGGAAAAGACGTTGTCAATCATTAA
- the plsX gene encoding phosphate acyltransferase PlsX yields the protein MKPIAVDAFGGDNAPKEIILGAFLAAKEFDLDIVLVGKKGEIEKNIETISKDFSSNTAQKITIEDAPNAITMFDKPSVATRKRNSSMHIGMELVKNKKADAFISAGNSGAVMAIAMVVLGKLKGISRPAIGALLPTVNSSVLLLDAGANVDCKPIHLLEFSIMGSVYIKHMLGVQKPRVGLISNGSEPGKGNSLVLKTYDLIKPSTLNFCGNIEGNEIFSDKVDVAVCDGFVGNIILKTSESVPNIIGEFLKAQISRSLIYKIGYLLSKPAFRMLKKKTDYAEFGGAPLLGVNGACIISHGRSKAYAIKNAILKAAKFASLDVNLKIEEAIEKCSALKYIGKEVENAI from the coding sequence ATGAAACCAATAGCGGTAGATGCGTTTGGTGGCGACAATGCCCCAAAAGAAATTATTTTAGGGGCATTTTTGGCTGCCAAAGAGTTTGATTTAGATATAGTGCTTGTGGGTAAAAAAGGTGAAATAGAAAAAAATATAGAAACTATTTCCAAAGATTTTAGTTCAAATACTGCGCAGAAAATTACTATAGAAGATGCTCCAAATGCAATTACTATGTTTGATAAGCCCAGTGTAGCTACCAGGAAAAGAAATTCATCTATGCATATTGGAATGGAGCTTGTAAAAAATAAAAAAGCAGATGCTTTTATTAGCGCAGGCAACTCTGGAGCAGTTATGGCTATTGCTATGGTGGTGTTGGGTAAACTTAAAGGTATTTCAAGACCAGCAATAGGTGCTCTATTGCCCACAGTAAATAGCAGCGTTTTGCTTTTAGATGCTGGAGCAAATGTGGATTGCAAACCAATTCACTTACTTGAGTTTAGTATTATGGGTTCTGTTTATATTAAGCATATGCTTGGTGTGCAAAAACCAAGAGTGGGTTTAATTAGCAATGGCTCAGAACCGGGCAAAGGAAATAGTCTTGTGCTTAAAACTTATGACTTAATAAAACCTTCTACACTTAACTTTTGTGGAAACATTGAAGGTAATGAAATATTTTCAGATAAGGTGGATGTTGCTGTATGTGATGGTTTTGTTGGTAATATAATTTTAAAAACATCCGAATCTGTGCCCAATATAATAGGTGAATTTTTAAAAGCTCAGATTTCTAGAAGCTTGATATATAAAATTGGCTATTTGCTATCTAAACCTGCATTTAGAATGCTTAAGAAGAAAACAGATTACGCAGAATTTGGAGGGGCGCCTCTTTTGGGTGTAAATGGTGCTTGCATAATTAGTCATGGCAGGAGCAAAGCATATGCTATAAAAAACGCTATTTTGAAAGCTGCAAAATTTGCAAGCCTTGATGTAAATCTAAAAATTGAAGAGGCGATTGAAAAGTGTTCTGCGCTAAAATACATTGGAAAAGAGGTGGAGAATGCGATCTAA
- the ndk gene encoding nucleoside-diphosphate kinase, translating to MEKTLSIIKPDAVKAGYSGKIIAMLEENGFVIKAMKKINLTKKQAEGFYIVHKDRPFYDSLTTFMSSGSIIVMVLEKENAIADYRELMGATDPSCAKAGTIRVLYGKNIEENAVHGSDSKESTDFEIPYFFSALEIL from the coding sequence CTGGAAAAGACGTTGTCAATCATTAAACCTGATGCTGTAAAAGCTGGCTATAGTGGTAAAATTATAGCAATGCTTGAGGAAAATGGTTTTGTGATTAAAGCTATGAAGAAGATTAATCTCACAAAAAAACAGGCTGAAGGTTTCTATATTGTGCATAAAGACAGGCCGTTTTACGATTCATTAACCACATTTATGTCAAGTGGTAGCATTATTGTTATGGTGTTAGAAAAAGAAAACGCTATTGCAGATTATAGAGAACTGATGGGTGCAACTGATCCTTCTTGCGCAAAAGCGGGTACAATAAGGGTACTTTATGGAAAAAATATAGAAGAAAATGCTGTTCATGGTTCTGATTCTAAAGAATCTACTGATTTTGAAATACCTTATTTTTTTAGTGCTTTAGAAATACTATAA
- the rpmF gene encoding 50S ribosomal protein L32: MAQPKRKSCHSRAAKRATHKKASMPAMSKCPRCGAVKLPHAICPSCGYYNDKEILKIEE; this comes from the coding sequence ATGGCTCAACCAAAAAGAAAATCTTGTCACTCAAGAGCTGCTAAAAGAGCAACACATAAAAAAGCCAGTATGCCAGCTATGTCAAAATGTCCAAGATGCGGCGCTGTAAAATTGCCTCATGCCATTTGCCCATCTTGTGGTTATTACAACGATAAGGAAATACTAAAAATTGAAGAATGA